In Leptolyngbya sp. O-77, the genomic window TTTAACGATAGCTCACTTCTCTAACGATAGCTAACTAGCGTGCTGCGATCGCCCACTGTGCGAACGATCTCTTGTCCATTGTGTTCCAAAATCACGCGGGGTTCCTGACCGTTCATTTCCACCCGCTTGATTAACACGGTGCCGCCTGCGAGGCGATCGCCCACCGAGGCATAGCGGCTGCCTTCTCCCGGCACTTCGACAATAATGCTGTAGCGGCCGCCCATTTGCAGCGCTCCGGTAATCTGGATGCTCTGAGGCACGCTGACGGGCGGCGCGGTGGGCACAGGCAGAACGGGCGGCGCAGCAGCCACAGCAACGGCGGGCGGCGCAGCAGGTACGGGCACCAGCGCCGGCAATTCGGGCAGAGACTGGGGCTGGGGCACTTCAGCAATCGGGCGATCCTCCGGCGGCACAGGTGGAATGGCAGGCTGGCGAATCACCACGGGCGTTGCGTCCAGCGAGGCAAACGGGTCGCTGCGGCCGGCGCTGACCTGGGGCAGGCGACTGGGCACGGTCGTAGATGAGATCAGTCCGGCGGCCAGTTGACCCGGCGGCAAGGGCTTGTCTGCGGCGGCACCGGGAGCTGCGGGCACGGTGGGCGATGCAAACATTTCAGCGGAAGTTCCAGCGGGCGTTGTGACTTCGGGTGCTGCTGCGATGGGCGATTCGGCGATGGTTTCTGCTGCCGGGTCTGGGTTGGCCGCTTCTGGTGTAGACCCGCCGCAGCTTGTGACGAGCAGCCCCAGGCAGCCTGCGATCGCCACCACAACGCGACCTTGCTGAGTCGCCCTCTGTCGAGTTTTAGGAGAAACCGGGTTCGGAAACTGTTTGCTCATTGCCGAGTCATTCCTCACAATCGCCCACTTGGCTTGAAAATTTATAACTCCCAAGCATAGCGCCGATTTCTCTGGGGCGATCGCCTGAATTATGAAGAATTCCAGGATGCTTGCGTTTGCAGATCCTGGTTTTCGCAATATCGCCGCGAACTCGCGCCGCCCCCGCTTGTGTGGTATTAAATCGCTGTTGGCAAGTTTTGCGAGGCGAGGATGGCAGGTCAAATTCCAACCGATCGAAACACAGGACGCATCGCCGACGAGGGCGTGCTGGATGCCTGGGTGAGCTATGAACCCGTTGAGGCGGCCTATTTTGAAAAGCGCCAACTCCGCCGCAATGTCGGCTGGGGGCTGCTGTGGGCGCTGGGCGTGGGTGCGGTGATTTCGGGCAATTTTTCGGGATGGAATTTTGGGCTGGCGGCGGGCGGCTTTGGCGGCATGGCGATCGCCACGCTGCTCACGGCCATCCTCTACATCTGCCTGGTCTACACGATTTCGGAGCTGTCTGCGGCGCTGCCCCACGCAGGCGGCTTCTATTCCTTTGTGCGCCATGCCTTTGGGCCGCTGGGCGGCTTCCTTTCCGGCATCACCGATTTGATCGAGTACCTGATTACGCCAGCGCTGATTGCGTTTTTCATCGGCGCGTATCTGAACAGCCTGTTTCCCGCCGTGCCGCCGCCCATCTGGTGGCTGCTGTTTTACGCCATATTTGTCGGCATTAATATCCTGGGTGTTGAACCCAGCCTTAAGGTGGGGCTGGTGTTTACGGTGATCGCCCTGGCGGTGCTGGTGGACTTCTACCTGGGCGCTATGCTGAGCGGCAAGTTTCAGCCGGGGTTGTTGCTAAACATCGCCCCCACCGAGGGAAATCCTGCCTGGTTGCCCAATGGGGTCAGCGGCATTTTTGGCGCAATTCCCTACGCGATTTGGTTCTTTTTGGCGATTGAGCAGTTGCCCCTGTCGGCAGAGGAAGCGACCGACTCTCGCCGCGACATTCCCCGCGCCCTGCTGTGGGGCATTGCGACGCTGCTGGGCGTTTCGCTGCTGACGCTGGTGCTGAACTCCGGCGTGCCCGCAACCCTCGTCACCGCAGACACCAACGAAACCTTTGTCGGCGCAGCGGCGATCGCCCGCACCACTGCCCCCCTGGCCGACGGACTGCGGGCCGTGTTTGGCGAAGGCACAGTGGCGACGCGCACGCTCACCTTTTTGGCGCTGGCGGGGCTAGTCGCCAGCTTCCATGCTGTCATCTATGCCTATAGCCGTTCTTTGTTTGCCCTGTCGCGGGCGGGCTACTTGCCCCGCTGGATTTCCGTCACTAGCCGCTACAAAACTCCGGCGATCGCCCTGCTGGTGGGCGCGGCGGTGGGGCTGTTCTGTATCGGGCTGATTGAACTGGCGGGTCAGGCCATCGGCCCGGCGCTATTGAATATGGTCGTCTTTGGCGCGGTGCTGTCCTATATTCTGGTCTTTGCCAGCTATCTCAAGCTCAAGCGCGATCGCCCAGAACTCTATCGCCCCTACCTCAGCCCGCTGGGGTCGGCGGGCGCATGGGTGGGGC contains:
- the eat gene encoding ethanolamine permease, which translates into the protein MAGQIPTDRNTGRIADEGVLDAWVSYEPVEAAYFEKRQLRRNVGWGLLWALGVGAVISGNFSGWNFGLAAGGFGGMAIATLLTAILYICLVYTISELSAALPHAGGFYSFVRHAFGPLGGFLSGITDLIEYLITPALIAFFIGAYLNSLFPAVPPPIWWLLFYAIFVGINILGVEPSLKVGLVFTVIALAVLVDFYLGAMLSGKFQPGLLLNIAPTEGNPAWLPNGVSGIFGAIPYAIWFFLAIEQLPLSAEEATDSRRDIPRALLWGIATLLGVSLLTLVLNSGVPATLVTADTNETFVGAAAIARTTAPLADGLRAVFGEGTVATRTLTFLALAGLVASFHAVIYAYSRSLFALSRAGYLPRWISVTSRYKTPAIALLVGAAVGLFCIGLIELAGQAIGPALLNMVVFGAVLSYILVFASYLKLKRDRPELYRPYLSPLGSAGAWVGLVLSVVALAASLADPSYRPGIRGVLVVIAILLAYFFLYSRRRLVSRAPEEETALLLRVLHELR